Part of the Caballeronia sp. SL2Y3 genome is shown below.
TGTTCCTGGCTCCATGCGTCCCAGCCGGTGGCGTCGCCCGTGACGGGAATCATCGTGATGCAATCGACCGGGCAGGGCGGCACGCACAGGTCGCAGCCGGTGCACAGCGCGTCGATGACCGTATGCATCTGCTTGGCCGCGCCCGCGATGGCATCGACCGGACATGCCTGCATGCACAGCGTGCAGCCGATGCACAGGTTCTCGTCGATGACCGCAAGCGGTCGCGCGCGCTCGACGCCATGCGTGGTATCGAGCGCGATCTCCGGCTTGCCAAGCAACGCCGCGAGACGCGCGACGCCTTCCTGTCCGCCCGGCGGGCACTGGTTGTAGCTCGCCTCGCCTGTCGCGATGGCGTCGGCATAAGGGCGGCAGGCCGGATAGCCGCACTTGGTGCATTGCGTCTGCGGCAGCAGGTTTTCGATGCGCTCGGCGAGCGTCTTTGAAACAGTTGCGGTCACGTGAGGTTGCGCGGTGGCAAATAAGGCGGGCAAAAAGCAGTAGAAACGGCAGCAACAATCAGCGGCAAAAACAGCGGCAAAAAAAGAGACGCGAGACGGCGCCGCGTCAGCGCCGCGATTCATTGCGGCAGACGTGATTATCGCGCAAGTGCGTGACGCCCGCCGCAGGTGATCCTTATCCTAATTGCCAATGCTCCGCTGATGTGCGCATAATCGAAGCGCTTTATCGTTTGACCGCAGGACGGTGTTCCCCCATAACCATGGGCAGCGCCCGTTCACGTCATGTACCCCCTGCGGGCCGCGTGACGCATATCCGGACAACGCGGCTCCCGACTCATGCCATCATGAATCAGCCGAAAATCAAAAGAGATCCCGAAGGGACACGCCGCCGTATCCTGCTTGCCGCCGCGGAAGAGTTCGCAGCCGGCGGCCTGTTTGGCGCACGTGTGGATCAAATCGCCCGGCGGGCAGAGACCAATGAGCGCATGCTGTACTACTACTTCGGCAGCAAGGAGCAGTTGTTCACAGCCGTGCTCGAACATGCACTGTCCGCACTCGTCGAGGCCGAGCGCTCGCTCGATCTCGAGGGCCTCGCCCCCATCGAAGCCATGACGCGGCTTGCGCATTTCGTTTGGGATTACTATCGTGACCACCCCGAATTGCTGCGTCTGATCAACAACGAGAACCTGCACGAGGCGAGATATATCAAGGGATCCAATCGCATGCGCGAGGTCATCTCGCCGGTGGTCGAGACGCTCGCGACCATTCTCGAGCGCGGACAGAAGGCCGGACTGTTTCGCACCGACGTCGATCCGCTGAAGTTCTATATCACGCTGTCGGGCCTCGGTTATTACATCGTATCGAATCGTTTTACGCTTCAGGTGAGCTTCGGTCTCGACTTCAGCGAACCTACGCAGCGCGAACAAATGGTGAAGATGAACACGGAATTGCTGCTTGCATATTTGACCCGTCGCTGACGCCGCTCGAAAAGAGCGCCGTCTGACGAAAAAAACGTCGCGCCTTGCAAAGGGCGCGACGTTTTTCTTTTGCGAATGGAATCGGTACCGAAGCGCAGGTTGAAGCACTGCGCCGCGATGAATCGACTTACGCGGGGACCGCTTCTTTCTTCGGCGACTTGTCGTGTTCGAGAATGAATTCGCGCAATTGCGGATACACCATCGTGCGCCAGCGCCGGCCCGAGAATATGCCGTAGTGGCCGGCCTTTTCCGCGGTGAAATGGCGCTTGTCCTTCTGCGAAAGGCCCGTGCACAGGTCATGCGCGGCGCGCGTCTGGCCGTCGCCGGAGATATCGTCGAGTTCGCCTTCGATGGTGAAGAGCGCCGTCTGCGTGATGTCCTGCGGGCGCACGCGTTCGCCGTTCACGTCCCACGTGCCCTCGGCAAGACGGAACTCCTGGAACACGATGCGGATGGTTTCGAGGTAATACTCGGCGGCCATGTCGAGCACGGCGTTGTACTCGTCATAGAAGCGGCGATGCTGTTCGGCATCGTCGTCGTCGCCGCGCAGCAGGTTTTGATAGAAGTCCCAATGGGCCGTGAGATGCCGTTCGGGATTCATCGCGACGAAGCCCGCATGCTGCAGGAAGCCCGGATACACCTTGCGGCCCACGCCCGGATAATTCGCCGGCACCGTGTAGATGACGTTGTTCTCGAACCATTCGTACGAGTGCTCGCTCGCGAGCGAGTTCACCGATGTCGGGCTGCGTCGCGCGTCGATCGGGCCGCCCATCATGGTCATCGTGCGCGGTGTGTCTTCGCCGCGGCTCGCCATCAGCGAAATGGCGGCGAGCACGGGCACCGTCGGCTGACACACCGAGATCACGTGCAGATCCTTCGCGCCGATGTGACGGATGAACTCCTGAATATATTCGACGTAATCGTCCAGATGGAACGCGCCGTTTTCCACCGGCACCATGCGCGCGTCGAGCCAGTCGGTGATGTAGACCTTGTGGTCCTGCAACAGCGTGCGGACGGTATCGCGCAAAAGCGTCGAGTGATGGCCGGATAGCGGCGCGCACACCAGCACGATCGGCTCGTCCTTGAGCTTCGTCACGGTCGCGCTGTCATCGGCAAACCGTTTGAAGCGCAAGAGCCGGCAGAACGGCTTCTCGACCACCGTTTGTTCGACGATCGGAATGTTGTGGCCGTCCTTGACGATCTGATGGATGTTGAACTCGGGCTTCTCGTAGTCTTTCCCGAGCCGGTAGAGCAGTTCGTATCCGGCGGCAAGACGCGTGGAACCGGGAACGTAGGCGAGGGGGCTGGCCGGATTCACGAACGACTTCGAGGCGGCCTGGGCCCATGCCGTGAGAGGAGACAACATGGCCCGCTGGAATTCGTGTATTTGATAGAGCATGGTGGCCCCAATGACTTCGGTACGAACCGGTAATGCCCGTTGGTCCCGGCGATTCGGCCGGCAACCTGACCCAACGGCAATCAAAAAATCCCCGCCGTGCGGCTCGACCGCACCGCGGGGCTGCTGTTTCTTACTGCAAAGGCGCGTTTTCGCGCTCGGTCGCTGGGTATCGCCGTGATTCCCTACATTAACGACCAGCGATGCAAAAGTTTGATACTAAGCAGCAACAGTTTCCGCTCGACGCCTGGATAGCACAATAGACCGGTCAAACTTGCGGGCTTTCCTGCAACAGCTTCATCGTTGTGCATTGCACCATTCTAGCGTCGCGCAGCGATGCCGCCAAACTAAAACGCGCTCCGTCTTTCCTCAGCCTTCCTCGCTGATACCAACCGGAGCCTCTTTGCCTGCGGCGCTGCGGTCCGCAGCGGACGGCTGACCGGTGACATGCGCCATCGCCTGCTCGTGCTTCATCAGGTTCATCCCCGTATGCACCAACGCCACGTGCGTAAACGCCTGCGGAAAATTGCTGACCATGCGTTTCGCCGTCGTGTCGTATTCCTCGGCGAGCAGGCCGACATCGTTCGCGAGGCCGACAAGACGCTCGAACATCGCGTGCGCGTCGTCGATCCGGCCCTGCAACGCCAGGTTGTCCACCAGCCAGAAGCTACAAGCCAGAAACGTGCCTTCTCCTGGCGGCAGCCCGTCCGCCGTTTCGGTCGTGTGATAGCGCTTGACGAGACCATCGTGCGTCAGATTGGTCTCGATCGCATGTACGGTGGCGGTCACACGCGGATCGGCCGGCGGCAAAAAGCCGAGCAGCGGTATGAGAAGCAGGCTCGCGTCGAGTGCATCGCCGTGGTACACCTGCGTGAAGGCGTTCACCGTCGGATTCCAGCCTTTGTCGCAGACGTCCGCGTGGATGCGCGCGCGCATTTGACGCCAATGGTCGATCGGTCCCGCCAGCGCAAACTGTTCCGCCGAACGGATGGCCCTGTCATACGCGACCCACGCCATGACCTTCGAAAAGGTGAAGTGCTGACGGCCGCCGCGCACTTCCCAGATGCCTTCGTCGGGCTGATCCCAGACCGTATCCAGATGTTGGAGCATCGTGCACTGGATGGACCACGCGGTTTCGTCGCTTTGCAGGCCGCCGACGCGCGCGAGATGCAGCGCGTTCATCACTTCGCCGTACACGTCGAGCTGCAACTGCTCGACCGCGCCGTTGCCCACGCGCACCGGCTGCGATCCTTCATAGCCCGGCAGCCACGGAATCTCCCATTCGGCGAGCCGACGCTCGCCCGCGATGCCGTACATGATCTGCACCTGCGACGGCGCGCCGGCCATTGCGCGGCCGAGCCACGCGCGCCAGGCGCGGGCTTCGTCGTAGTAGCCGCCGCGCATCAGCGCGAGCAGCGTGATGGTGGCGTCGCGCAGCCAGCAGTAGCGGTAGTCCCAGTTGCGCGCGCCGCCGAGCTGTTCGGGCAGGGATGTGGTCGGCGCGGCCACGATGCCGCCTGTCGGCTCGTAGGCCAGCGCCTTCAGCGTGATGAGCGAGCGGCGGATGGCGCCGGCCCAGCGGCCCGCGAGCTGGCTCTTGCCGGACCACTCGCGCCAGTGATTCTCAGTGCGCGCGAGTTGCGTGTGCGGATCGTGCGCGGGCGGCAGCCGCAGATGCGACTGCGAATAGCAGAGCGAGAAGGGCACGCGCTCGCCTTCGGTCACGTCGAAGCAGGCGGTCGTGCGCATGTTTTCGCCGACGAGGTCCACCGGCGTGCGCAGCACCGCGAGGTCCGGACCGGCGATCACACGGATGCCGCTGTCGTTCGGCAGGCGGCTGACCCACGGCACCACCGACCCGTAATCGAAGCGCACGACGAGTTCCATCTTCATGCGCACGACGCCGCGCCGTCCGATCACGATGCGCACCAGTTCCGAATGACCGTTGCGCGACGGCATGAAATCGACCACGGTCACGGCGCCCTGCGGCGTTTCGAAGTCTGTTTCCAAAATGAGCGTGTCGCCGCGATACCGGCGGCGCACGACCGGCGCTTCGCCGTCCGGCATCGACGGCGCGAGCAGCCATCGGCCATGCTCGGGCGTGCCGAGCAGCGCGGCGAAGCACGCGCCCGAATCGAAGCGCGGCCAGCAGAGCCAGTCGACGGAGCCGTCGCGGGAGACCAGGGCGGCAGTATGGCCATCGCCGATCATGGCGTAGTCTTCAATCAGAGCGGGCATAGTGAGCGTGGTTGTGCTGGCGGCGATGCGCCGCGAGGCAGAGCGATTTGGCGGTTATGTCGTCGCATTCTGCCGCATTCGCTTCGCGCAAGCAGAAAACCGGGCGCGTGCGGCGGCGCGGGAACCGTCCCGCGACCGCAAGCCGCGCCGCGTTGGCGGAAAAGCACTATCGAAGCGCCGATCAAACCGTTGTCACGCGTTTCGGCTGATGTTTAGAATGGAAGCTAAACGTAACCGTGCCGCGCGTCACCGCGCTCGCGGCTCCGTTTTCCCCTGTCGGCTTGCGGGGCGGCCGGCGCCATTCGTTGCTTTGCGTTTCGAGGAAACCATCACTATGCTCAATCCGTCGAAAGCAGACTGCATCGCCATTCTTTCCGCTGCGAGCCGCATGCGCGACAGCGACAACCTGCTTCCTCTCGATCACAAGCGCCTCGGCCTCTCCCGCAATGCCATGGACACGGCTGCGGCCTTTCTCACAGAACGGGGCTGTTTCAGCCGCTACAGCTTCGATATGAGCGGCCTGTCGGTCGGCGCGTTGTCGCTGCAAGGGCGTCTGCGTCTGGACCAGCTTGCAAACGGCTGAACGCCGTTGCCAGCCGCGCCTCCGAAACGCGGCGCCTTCCGTCATCCATCACATACTGCGCACGTCCGCGGCTCCATCCGCGCGTGCGCCTTTTTTCGCTCGGCGCCCGGCGCACGGAACCGCGAGCGCGCATCGCCGTCACAAGTGTGTCGCGCCCATGCCGAACAGTCCGATGAGCCCGATGACGATCAGATAGATCGCCACGATGAAGTTGAGCAGGCGTGGCATCACGAGAATAAGGATGCCCGCGATCAGCGAAACGAGCGGCCCGAGGCTTATGTGGATGTTCATCGCATCAGCTCCGTTTCTTGGTTAGAGTGCTGTGGCTGGACGGAACGCGCGACGCACCGACTCAGGCCTCGCGCGAGCGGTCCGCAATTTGCTGCCCACGCACGCCGGTCACGCCGGTCACGCCCGTCGCGCGACGCCTGTGCGCGTGACATCCATAACACGCAGCAAATAGTCGATGAGGAGGTCTCATGCAACCGAGCCGTTCCTGCGCCGCGATGCGTGCGCCGTTGCAAGCGCCGCGCCCGCTCTTGCGCGCGTTGCGCGCGCGCGCCAAGCCGGCGCGCTGGGCCAAAGGCGTGGCGCTGATGCTCTCGCTTGCCGCCGCGCAGTCGTTCGCGCAAACGGCCGGCAACGCGACGCCAGCGGCGAGCGCAGCGAGCGGCAGCGCCGCCAGCGCGACGACCGGAAACTCGGGCGAGGTCTTCGACCTGCTCATCGGCACATACACGGGCAGCGGGAAGAGCGAAGGCATCTACGTCTATCGTTTCGATGCGGGCAACGGCGAACTCACGCGCATTGCATCGGCGCAGACGGTGAATCCGTCGTATCTCGTCGTCAGCCGCGATCGCAACTACGTCTACGCGGTGAACGAATTGCCGGGCGACAATGGCCCGGCGTCGCAGCGCGGCGGCGTGAGCGCATTTCGCTTCGATCGCGCGAGCGGGCAGTTGAGCTTTCTGAACCGCGTGTCGGCGGACGGCAACGATCCCTGCTATCTCGCCATCTCGCCCGACGGCAAGTACTTGCTCACGGCCAACTATTCGGTCGCGGCGAATCCGGGCGGCAGCTTCGCCGTGTTTCCGCTTTCCGCCGATGGACACGTCGGCACGTCGGTCTTGACCGTGCATCACGAGGGCAGCGGCCCGGTCAAAGGACGGCAGGACAACTCGCACGTGCATTCGACCGTTTTCTCGCCCGACGGCAAGTATCTCTTCGCGCAGGACCTGGGCGTCGACAAGGTGTTCGGCTATCGCTACACGCCGGACGGCAGCCGCGGTCTGTTCGGCCCGACCGAGTCGCGCTACACGCCGATCAAGCCGGGCTCCGGTCCGCGCCATCTGATTTTCGACGCAAGCGGCAAGCACGCCTATCTGACGACCGAGCTGAACGCTTCGGTCGTCGTCTTCGACTACGCCGGCGGCAAGCTCACCGAAACGCAGTCCGTGCCGATGACCGCGCCCGGCTTCAAAGGCAAGATCGGCGGGGGCGCGCTGCATCTGTCGCAGGACGGGCGCTTTCTCTACGCGACGAATCGCGGCGACGCGAACCAGCTCGTGGCATTCGCCGTCGATCCGGCCAACGGGCATCTGAAGCTGCTAAAACGTTATCCGACGCTCGGCAAGACGCCGCGCGAATTCGCCATCGATCCGACCGGACGCTGGCTCGTCGTCGGCAATCAGGAGAGCGACAGCGCGTATTTCTTCCGCCGCGATCCGGCGACGGGCGAACTCGCGTCCGATCCCAAACAGCTGTCGATCGGCTCGCCGGTCGATTTCAAGTTCGTTTCGCCTTCGTGAGCTCATGACGAAGCGCCGCGCGTCGTTTGACGCGCGGCGCCCCGGCGTCTTACCTTCACAGCGATGCGCAGTCCATCGACGATGACAAAAAAAACAGCGGTCAGGGCGGTCACGGTTTCGTTGCTGAGCGTGTGCGCGATAAGTCCCTTCGCCGCGCGCGCCGACGAAGGGCAATGCGATTTCAAGCGCGACTGGATGTCGTCGGCGTGCGAGCGCGTGATGCGCGTCGCGCACGAGGGCACGTGGGACCTTTACGTTACCGGCTACGGCTGGCACATCGACGGTTACACGAATCGCAGCGAGCTGAATCCGTGGTCCTGGGGCGGCGGCGCGGGCAAGCACTGGACCGACGCCAACGGCGACGAGGACATCCTGTTCGCGTTCGGGTTCTCGGACTCGCATCACAACTTCCAGCCGATAGGCGGCTATGCGCGGCAGTGGTTCACGAAGCCGGTGCTGGGCGGCTTGCAGGCCGGCGGCGGCTTCTTCGCAGGCTTCACCGCGCGCTCGGACGTCGCGCACTATTTGCCGTTGCCGCTCGCCTTGCCCATCGGCTCTATCCGCTACAAGCGCGCGTCGCTCATGGGCACGTTCATTCCGCGCCTGCCCGGACTTAACGACGGCGACGTCGCCTTCTTCTGGGGACGCTACGAGTTCTAGTACGATGGCCGCGCGGCCCGCTTCATGCGGGCGTGAAGTCGCATCGTATCGGAAATCGAAAGGTGTCCCGACCAATTCGTAAGGTAACAGCAGGGAAGCAACATTGGATACGACCCGTACGCAGGACCCGGCCGAGCGCGCGCGCGCCGGCCACGACCAGCCGGCGCCGCCGGGATTCATCAGCGCGTTCGACTTCGCGGGCGGCGACGCGTTGCGGCTCTCGTGGGACGAGGCGCGCCGGGCCGTGGCGGGCGACGGCTTCACGTGGCTGCATCTTTCGGCCAACGACGACACGGTGGAAAGCTGGCTCGAAGGCGTCACGTCGATGCCGGACGTCGCGCGTGAGTTCCTCAACGGCGAGGACAAGCGGCCGCGCGTGCACATGGGCGCGAACTTCGTGTACGGCGTGGTCGCGGACCTCGAACTCGTCGCGGCCGCGCCGGATGCGGCCTCGCCGGGCGTGCGCGAGGCCAATCGCGCGACGAGCGCGCTGCGCTTTTTCGTGGACCGCCACCGCATGATTACCGTGCGGGCGCGGCCGCTGCAATCGACCGACCGTCTGCGCCACGCCGTGCTCGAAGGCGCGACGTTCCGCGATACCGTCGACCTGTTCGCGGGCCTGATTCGCGCGCTGAACGAGACCTTCGTCGATCGCATCGACGACATCGGCGACCGGCTCGACGACGTGGAAGAGGGCGTGCTCGAAAACCGTCAGGCGAACTGGCGCGCGCATCTCGGTGACGTGCGGCGCAGGCTGGTGGAGGTGAAGCGCTTCATCGATCCGGAGCGCAACGCGCTGACGCAGCTCGTCACGCGCCGTCTGGAATGGGCCGAGCCGCGTTCCATGGAGGCGCTCGTGCAGGCCATTCAGGTGCTCAACGGCCTGGGCGCGGGGCTGGAAGGACTCTACGAACGCGCGAAACTCTTGCAGGACGAAATCGCGGCGCTGCTCTCCGAGGACATCAACCGCAAGCTGCTGTGGCTCGCGATCATGTCCGCGCTCTTGATGCCCGCGACG
Proteins encoded:
- a CDS encoding DUF3096 domain-containing protein encodes the protein MNIHISLGPLVSLIAGILILVMPRLLNFIVAIYLIVIGLIGLFGMGATHL
- a CDS encoding polyhydroxyalkanoate depolymerase; translation: MLYQIHEFQRAMLSPLTAWAQAASKSFVNPASPLAYVPGSTRLAAGYELLYRLGKDYEKPEFNIHQIVKDGHNIPIVEQTVVEKPFCRLLRFKRFADDSATVTKLKDEPIVLVCAPLSGHHSTLLRDTVRTLLQDHKVYITDWLDARMVPVENGAFHLDDYVEYIQEFIRHIGAKDLHVISVCQPTVPVLAAISLMASRGEDTPRTMTMMGGPIDARRSPTSVNSLASEHSYEWFENNVIYTVPANYPGVGRKVYPGFLQHAGFVAMNPERHLTAHWDFYQNLLRGDDDDAEQHRRFYDEYNAVLDMAAEYYLETIRIVFQEFRLAEGTWDVNGERVRPQDITQTALFTIEGELDDISGDGQTRAAHDLCTGLSQKDKRHFTAEKAGHYGIFSGRRWRTMVYPQLREFILEHDKSPKKEAVPA
- a CDS encoding glycoside hydrolase family 15 protein; translated protein: MPALIEDYAMIGDGHTAALVSRDGSVDWLCWPRFDSGACFAALLGTPEHGRWLLAPSMPDGEAPVVRRRYRGDTLILETDFETPQGAVTVVDFMPSRNGHSELVRIVIGRRGVVRMKMELVVRFDYGSVVPWVSRLPNDSGIRVIAGPDLAVLRTPVDLVGENMRTTACFDVTEGERVPFSLCYSQSHLRLPPAHDPHTQLARTENHWREWSGKSQLAGRWAGAIRRSLITLKALAYEPTGGIVAAPTTSLPEQLGGARNWDYRYCWLRDATITLLALMRGGYYDEARAWRAWLGRAMAGAPSQVQIMYGIAGERRLAEWEIPWLPGYEGSQPVRVGNGAVEQLQLDVYGEVMNALHLARVGGLQSDETAWSIQCTMLQHLDTVWDQPDEGIWEVRGGRQHFTFSKVMAWVAYDRAIRSAEQFALAGPIDHWRQMRARIHADVCDKGWNPTVNAFTQVYHGDALDASLLLIPLLGFLPPADPRVTATVHAIETNLTHDGLVKRYHTTETADGLPPGEGTFLACSFWLVDNLALQGRIDDAHAMFERLVGLANDVGLLAEEYDTTAKRMVSNFPQAFTHVALVHTGMNLMKHEQAMAHVTGQPSAADRSAAGKEAPVGISEEG
- the rsxB gene encoding electron transport complex subunit RsxB; the protein is MTATVSKTLAERIENLLPQTQCTKCGYPACRPYADAIATGEASYNQCPPGGQEGVARLAALLGKPEIALDTTHGVERARPLAVIDENLCIGCTLCMQACPVDAIAGAAKQMHTVIDALCTGCDLCVPPCPVDCITMIPVTGDATGWDAWSQEQADAARTRHDRRLARLERERTQAEAKASARQASRAAQTAAAAASAMPPASTEDAEAKKRAIIQAALERARKKKEEMAKLGAGPKNMEHVSAAVQAQIDAAEARRKRIGLVEHASRASDAGGDTNETDSDTTQ
- a CDS encoding lactonase family protein, producing MQPSRSCAAMRAPLQAPRPLLRALRARAKPARWAKGVALMLSLAAAQSFAQTAGNATPAASAASGSAASATTGNSGEVFDLLIGTYTGSGKSEGIYVYRFDAGNGELTRIASAQTVNPSYLVVSRDRNYVYAVNELPGDNGPASQRGGVSAFRFDRASGQLSFLNRVSADGNDPCYLAISPDGKYLLTANYSVAANPGGSFAVFPLSADGHVGTSVLTVHHEGSGPVKGRQDNSHVHSTVFSPDGKYLFAQDLGVDKVFGYRYTPDGSRGLFGPTESRYTPIKPGSGPRHLIFDASGKHAYLTTELNASVVVFDYAGGKLTETQSVPMTAPGFKGKIGGGALHLSQDGRFLYATNRGDANQLVAFAVDPANGHLKLLKRYPTLGKTPREFAIDPTGRWLVVGNQESDSAYFFRRDPATGELASDPKQLSIGSPVDFKFVSPS
- a CDS encoding transporter — translated: MDTTRTQDPAERARAGHDQPAPPGFISAFDFAGGDALRLSWDEARRAVAGDGFTWLHLSANDDTVESWLEGVTSMPDVAREFLNGEDKRPRVHMGANFVYGVVADLELVAAAPDAASPGVREANRATSALRFFVDRHRMITVRARPLQSTDRLRHAVLEGATFRDTVDLFAGLIRALNETFVDRIDDIGDRLDDVEEGVLENRQANWRAHLGDVRRRLVEVKRFIDPERNALTQLVTRRLEWAEPRSMEALVQAIQVLNGLGAGLEGLYERAKLLQDEIAALLSEDINRKLLWLAIMSALLMPATLLTGIFGMNVAGLPGTHNPASFWIVIGVMAGCAAITIYLLRKLRVW
- a CDS encoding TetR family transcriptional regulator; this translates as MNQPKIKRDPEGTRRRILLAAAEEFAAGGLFGARVDQIARRAETNERMLYYYFGSKEQLFTAVLEHALSALVEAERSLDLEGLAPIEAMTRLAHFVWDYYRDHPELLRLINNENLHEARYIKGSNRMREVISPVVETLATILERGQKAGLFRTDVDPLKFYITLSGLGYYIVSNRFTLQVSFGLDFSEPTQREQMVKMNTELLLAYLTRR
- a CDS encoding antimicrobial peptide resistance and lipid A acylation PagP, with protein sequence MTKKTAVRAVTVSLLSVCAISPFAARADEGQCDFKRDWMSSACERVMRVAHEGTWDLYVTGYGWHIDGYTNRSELNPWSWGGGAGKHWTDANGDEDILFAFGFSDSHHNFQPIGGYARQWFTKPVLGGLQAGGGFFAGFTARSDVAHYLPLPLALPIGSIRYKRASLMGTFIPRLPGLNDGDVAFFWGRYEF